From a single Nitrogeniibacter mangrovi genomic region:
- a CDS encoding MarR family winged helix-turn-helix transcriptional regulator — MFRSIYAAVRQHLQKVERRCGASGAQVWALAMVARQPGIRVTELASAMAIHPSTASNLLAKAERSGLIRRERSARDQRVVQLYLTEAGQAVLAKAPEPVAGLLPDALGRLPDEVLGRLSNDLQALANTMAVEVETVNEPFSEL, encoded by the coding sequence TTGTTTCGATCCATCTACGCCGCGGTGCGTCAGCACCTGCAGAAAGTGGAACGTCGTTGCGGTGCCAGTGGCGCCCAGGTCTGGGCGCTGGCGATGGTGGCGAGGCAACCCGGCATCCGCGTGACCGAACTGGCCTCGGCGATGGCCATCCATCCGTCTACAGCCAGCAACCTGCTCGCGAAGGCCGAACGCAGCGGCCTCATCCGGCGCGAACGCTCGGCTCGCGATCAACGGGTGGTGCAGCTCTACCTGACGGAGGCCGGCCAGGCGGTGCTGGCCAAGGCGCCCGAGCCCGTCGCGGGTTTGCTGCCCGATGCGCTCGGACGCCTGCCCGACGAGGTGCTCGGTCGTCTTTCGAACGATCTGCAGGCCCTCGCCAACACCATGGCGGTCGAGGTGGAGACGGTCAACGAGCCGTTCTCCGAACTCTGA
- the galE gene encoding UDP-glucose 4-epimerase GalE, translating to MACVLVTGGAGYIGSHTCVELLEAGHDVVVVDNYCNSKPAALARVAQIAGRPLTAEYTADIRDRSALDRILGGHDFDAVIHFAGLKAVGESVSQPLAYYDNNVSGTVCLAEAMADHGLKRIVFSSSATVYGDPASVPIRENFPTGPTNPYGRTKWMLEYILADIAASDPVWHVALLRYFNPVGAHRSGRIGEDPNGIPNNLMPYVAQVAIGRLPELQVFGDDYPTPDGTGVRDYIHVVDLAKGHVRAVERLMSGHGVLTLNLGTGRGYSVLDVVKAFERASGRPVPYRIAPRRPGDIAMCYADPAAAVRELGWRAEHGLDAMCEDAWRWQSRNPEGFTD from the coding sequence ATGGCGTGTGTGCTCGTGACCGGTGGGGCCGGCTATATCGGTTCCCATACCTGTGTCGAACTGCTCGAGGCCGGCCACGATGTGGTCGTGGTCGACAATTACTGCAACAGCAAACCGGCGGCGCTGGCGCGGGTGGCGCAGATTGCCGGCCGACCGCTGACGGCCGAATACACGGCTGACATCCGTGATCGGTCCGCCCTGGACCGGATCCTGGGCGGCCATGACTTCGACGCCGTCATCCACTTTGCCGGGCTCAAGGCGGTGGGCGAATCGGTCAGCCAGCCGTTGGCCTACTACGACAACAACGTGAGCGGCACCGTGTGCCTTGCCGAGGCGATGGCCGACCACGGGCTCAAGCGGATCGTGTTCAGTTCCTCCGCCACGGTGTACGGTGATCCGGCCAGCGTTCCCATCCGGGAGAATTTTCCCACCGGGCCGACCAATCCCTACGGGCGGACCAAGTGGATGCTCGAATACATCCTGGCCGACATCGCGGCGTCCGACCCGGTCTGGCACGTCGCCCTGTTGCGCTACTTCAACCCGGTGGGGGCGCATCGTTCCGGCCGCATCGGCGAAGACCCGAACGGCATTCCCAACAACCTCATGCCTTACGTCGCCCAGGTGGCCATCGGGCGTCTCCCCGAGCTGCAGGTATTCGGAGACGACTACCCGACGCCGGACGGCACCGGGGTGCGCGACTACATTCATGTGGTCGACCTGGCGAAGGGGCATGTGCGCGCGGTCGAGCGGCTCATGAGCGGCCACGGTGTGCTCACGCTCAACCTCGGCACCGGGCGGGGCTACAGCGTGCTCGATGTGGTCAAGGCCTTCGAGCGGGCCTCCGGTCGCCCGGTGCCCTACCGCATCGCGCCGCGACGCCCCGGCGACATCGCCATGTGCTATGCCGATCCGGCCGCGGCGGTCCGGGAACTGGGCTGGCGCGCCGAGCATGGGCTCGATGCCATGTGCGAGGATGCGTGGCGCTGGCAGTCCCGGAATCCCGAGGGTTTCACCGATTGA
- a CDS encoding copper chaperone PCu(A)C, with product MSKSLPLIATACLMFSSLSVWAGEVKVENAWVRGTVAAQKASGAFMRLTAPEDMRLLGASTSVAKVTEVHEMTMDKDIMKMHPIDGLDLPAGKPVALTPGGYHIMLMGLKAPLAEGQTVEIVLRLRDAHGQVSEQRVEAPVRPLGAAGMMHHN from the coding sequence ATGTCAAAGTCACTACCCCTGATCGCCACCGCCTGTCTGATGTTTTCATCGTTGAGCGTGTGGGCCGGCGAGGTGAAAGTGGAGAATGCCTGGGTTCGTGGCACGGTGGCGGCGCAGAAGGCGAGCGGGGCGTTCATGCGCCTGACGGCACCCGAAGACATGCGCCTGCTCGGCGCCAGCACGTCGGTCGCCAAGGTGACCGAAGTCCATGAGATGACGATGGACAAGGACATCATGAAGATGCACCCGATCGACGGCCTCGATCTGCCGGCGGGCAAGCCTGTGGCGCTCACGCCGGGCGGATACCACATCATGTTGATGGGACTGAAGGCGCCACTGGCCGAAGGGCAGACCGTGGAGATTGTCCTGCGTCTGCGTGATGCGCACGGTCAGGTGTCTGAGCAACGGGTGGAGGCACCGGTACGCCCGCTCGGGGCGGCAGGCATGATGCACCACAACTGA
- a CDS encoding ATP-binding protein: protein MSLRWVSAALMFAAAIGARPMFGITVPREAIFVVAGTLALWNLITRRLGAATPGTSWPLFVELVVDLAGWGSFLYLTGGATNPMISLLLPIIAVGAAILPVRQAWMLAALSILVYAWLWSFHIPLQLPSSAHAALWHLAGMWATFTVSAIVIAWYVSRMTRAMRARDQALADAREQRLRGERVMALANLAAGAAHELGTPLGTMRLLVSELRRGTHPPDIQEDLALIDQQIEQCKSILGRLTEAAGRARASDIAARPINAWLDELLGRLQAQRPELHLVRRGEDVDASIAIDMAFTQAIHNVLTNALAVSRDAPVELDVCRRGALLDLCIADRGPGLPDDVRAAIDAPHLRERLPTEGLGIGLLLSVASIEHAGGSLHFSPRPGGGTIALITLPVARP, encoded by the coding sequence GTGTCCCTGCGCTGGGTGTCGGCCGCACTGATGTTCGCGGCAGCCATCGGCGCACGGCCAATGTTCGGCATCACCGTCCCGCGCGAAGCAATATTCGTTGTCGCCGGCACCCTCGCCCTCTGGAATCTGATCACCCGACGTCTCGGCGCAGCGACGCCGGGAACCAGTTGGCCGCTGTTCGTCGAGCTGGTCGTGGATCTGGCCGGGTGGGGCAGCTTTCTGTACCTGACCGGCGGCGCCACCAACCCCATGATTTCCCTGCTGCTGCCCATCATCGCCGTGGGCGCGGCGATTCTTCCGGTGCGGCAGGCCTGGATGCTCGCAGCGCTCTCCATCCTCGTCTACGCGTGGCTGTGGTCGTTCCACATACCGCTCCAGCTACCCTCCTCGGCACATGCCGCGCTGTGGCATCTGGCCGGCATGTGGGCCACGTTCACCGTATCGGCGATCGTCATTGCCTGGTATGTCTCCCGCATGACTCGCGCCATGCGCGCTCGTGACCAGGCACTGGCCGACGCGCGCGAACAGCGTCTGCGGGGCGAGCGCGTCATGGCCCTGGCCAACCTCGCCGCCGGCGCCGCCCATGAGTTGGGCACACCGCTGGGCACGATGCGGCTACTCGTGTCCGAACTGCGCCGCGGCACTCATCCGCCCGACATCCAGGAGGATCTGGCGCTGATCGACCAGCAGATCGAGCAGTGCAAGAGCATCCTTGGCCGGCTGACCGAGGCCGCCGGACGTGCCCGGGCCTCCGATATCGCCGCCCGGCCGATCAACGCCTGGCTGGACGAGTTGCTGGGCAGGCTGCAGGCGCAACGCCCGGAGCTTCACCTCGTACGCCGTGGGGAAGACGTCGACGCCTCGATCGCGATCGACATGGCTTTCACACAGGCCATTCACAACGTGCTCACCAACGCACTGGCCGTTTCCCGCGATGCGCCGGTGGAGCTTGATGTCTGCCGGCGGGGCGCACTGCTCGATCTGTGCATTGCGGACCGCGGCCCCGGCCTCCCCGACGACGTTCGCGCTGCCATTGACGCGCCCCACCTGCGCGAGCGCCTGCCGACGGAAGGACTCGGGATCGGTCTTCTGCTCTCGGTCGCGTCCATCGAACACGCCGGCGGCTCCCTGCACTTCTCGCCACGCCCCGGCGGTGGCACGATTGCCCTGATCACCCTGCCTGTCGCCCGCCCATGA
- a CDS encoding response regulator transcription factor produces MTTLTPIHHALVVDDDPTFNRVLQRALGHRNIDATGATTESDALDLLRRDPTIDAVILDLNLAGRSGLDLIEPILALRPRARVLVLTGYASIATAVEAVKRGAYQYLAKPTDVETILRAMDGGVGTPAPTVMDIAPMSVNRLEWEHIQRVLAENDGNISATARALKMHRRTLQRKLSKRPRKE; encoded by the coding sequence ATGACAACCCTTACCCCAATCCACCACGCGCTTGTCGTCGACGACGACCCGACGTTCAATCGGGTGCTTCAACGCGCCCTTGGACACCGCAACATCGACGCCACCGGCGCAACCACCGAAAGCGACGCGCTGGACTTGCTGCGTCGCGATCCGACGATCGATGCCGTCATCCTCGACCTGAATCTCGCCGGCCGTTCCGGGCTGGACCTCATCGAACCCATACTCGCGTTACGTCCCCGGGCGCGCGTGCTCGTCCTGACGGGCTATGCGAGCATCGCCACCGCGGTCGAAGCCGTCAAGCGAGGCGCCTATCAGTATCTGGCCAAACCCACCGACGTCGAGACCATCCTGCGCGCCATGGACGGCGGCGTCGGTACGCCAGCGCCGACCGTCATGGACATTGCGCCGATGTCGGTGAACCGGCTCGAGTGGGAACACATTCAACGCGTGCTGGCCGAAAACGATGGCAATATCTCGGCTACCGCGCGCGCCCTCAAGATGCATCGCCGCACCCTGCAAAGAAAGCTTTCGAAACGCCCCAGGAAAGAATGA
- a CDS encoding RNA-binding S4 domain-containing protein, translated as MSTTPADPDKLRFDKWLWAARFFKTRSVASAAIEGGHAHLNGARVKPAHPIRIDDRVDITRGQERLTVRVVALSDRRGPAPVAQTLYEETPESLARRATPTAAPVESGRRGGRPTKQDRRRIDRYRHGDGE; from the coding sequence ATGAGTACGACGCCCGCCGATCCGGACAAATTGCGCTTCGACAAATGGCTCTGGGCCGCCCGCTTCTTCAAGACCCGCTCCGTGGCCAGCGCCGCGATCGAAGGGGGGCATGCGCACCTGAACGGCGCGCGGGTGAAGCCGGCCCACCCCATCCGGATCGACGACCGGGTCGACATCACGCGCGGCCAGGAGCGCCTCACGGTCCGGGTCGTGGCGCTCTCCGATCGACGCGGCCCCGCACCGGTGGCACAGACGCTGTACGAGGAAACGCCGGAAAGCTTGGCGCGCAGGGCGACCCCTACCGCCGCACCGGTCGAGTCCGGACGCCGTGGTGGACGCCCGACCAAACAGGACCGCAGACGCATCGATCGCTACCGCCACGGGGACGGCGAATAA
- the rplQ gene encoding 50S ribosomal protein L17 gives MRHRNGLRKLNRTSSHRQAMLRNMANSLLEHEAIKTTLPKAKELRRVVEPLITLGKKPSVANRRLAFSRLRNRDMVVKLFDELGPRYATRNGGYLRILKFGFRDGDNAPMAYVELLDRPEAGEAPAEAAGQEEQAA, from the coding sequence ATGCGTCACCGTAACGGTCTTCGCAAACTGAACCGCACGAGTTCGCATCGCCAGGCGATGCTGCGCAACATGGCCAACTCGCTGCTGGAGCATGAAGCGATCAAAACCACCCTGCCCAAGGCAAAAGAGCTGCGTCGCGTCGTCGAGCCGCTGATCACCCTGGGTAAGAAGCCCTCCGTCGCGAATCGTCGTCTGGCGTTCAGCCGCCTGCGCAATCGTGACATGGTCGTGAAGCTGTTCGACGAGCTCGGGCCGCGCTACGCGACCCGTAATGGTGGTTACCTGCGGATCCTCAAATTCGGTTTCCGTGATGGCGACAACGCACCGATGGCGTACGTCGAGCTGCTGGACCGCCCGGAGGCGGGTGAGGCGCCTGCAGAGGCCGCCGGTCAGGAAGAGCAGGCCGCATAA
- a CDS encoding DNA-directed RNA polymerase subunit alpha, whose amino-acid sequence MQSNALLKPRIIDVQSLSPVHARVTMEPFERGFGHTLGNALRRILLSSLPGCAATEVSIDGVLHEYSTLDGVREDVVDLLLNLKGVVLKMHNRGEVTLQLSKSGEGVVTAGDIETTHDVEVINPDYVIAHLAPGGKLEMQIKVEEGRGYQPANQRPASAESRAIGHIMLDASFSPVRRVSYQVESARVEQRTDLDRLVIDIETNGAVDPEEAIRYAARVLVDQLSVFADLEGTPVEVEQAQAPAIDPVLLRPVDDLELTVRSANCLKAENIYYIGDLIQRTETELLKTPNLGRKSLNEIKEVLASRGLTLGMKLENWPPAGLEKLG is encoded by the coding sequence ATGCAAAGCAATGCACTGCTGAAACCGCGCATCATTGATGTACAAAGCCTGTCTCCGGTGCACGCTCGCGTGACCATGGAGCCGTTCGAACGTGGTTTCGGGCATACCCTGGGCAATGCACTGCGCCGAATCCTGCTCTCGTCGCTGCCCGGGTGTGCGGCGACGGAAGTGAGTATCGATGGCGTCCTGCACGAGTATTCGACGCTGGACGGCGTCCGCGAGGACGTCGTTGACCTGTTGTTGAACCTGAAAGGTGTTGTGCTCAAGATGCACAACCGTGGTGAAGTGACCCTGCAGCTGTCGAAGTCCGGCGAGGGTGTCGTGACCGCCGGGGATATCGAGACCACCCATGATGTGGAAGTGATCAACCCCGATTACGTCATTGCACACCTGGCACCCGGCGGCAAGCTGGAAATGCAGATCAAGGTCGAGGAAGGTCGTGGCTATCAACCGGCCAACCAACGGCCGGCCAGCGCTGAATCGCGTGCGATTGGTCACATCATGCTTGATGCTTCGTTCAGCCCGGTGCGCCGAGTGAGCTATCAGGTTGAGAGTGCTCGGGTCGAGCAGCGTACCGACCTGGACCGACTTGTCATCGACATCGAGACCAACGGTGCCGTCGATCCTGAAGAAGCCATTCGCTATGCCGCGCGTGTGCTCGTCGATCAGCTTTCGGTCTTTGCCGATCTCGAAGGCACTCCGGTCGAGGTTGAGCAGGCTCAGGCCCCGGCGATCGATCCGGTGCTGCTGCGCCCGGTCGACGATCTGGAGCTGACCGTGCGCTCGGCCAATTGCCTGAAGGCGGAAAACATTTACTACATCGGTGACCTGATCCAGCGGACGGAAACCGAACTGCTCAAGACGCCGAATCTCGGTCGCAAGTCGCTGAACGAGATCAAGGAAGTGCTGGCCTCCCGTGGCCTGACTCTCGGCATGAAACTGGAAAATTGGCCGCCGGCCGGGCTTGAAAAGCTCGGTTGA
- the rpsD gene encoding 30S ribosomal protein S4 encodes MARNLDPKCRQCRREGEKLFLKGEKCFTDKCAIERRAYAPGQHGQRSGQRMSGYGVQLREKQKIRRLYGVLERQFRKVYAEADRRKGQTGENLLQLLEGRLDSVAFRMGFGASRAESRQVVRHNGVLVNGRRVNIPSYNVRPGDVVELTERARASLRVKAALEAAESRGFPEWIEVDVKAGKGTFKAYPQRAELPATLNEGLVVELYSR; translated from the coding sequence GTGGCTCGCAATCTTGATCCCAAGTGCCGCCAGTGCCGTCGTGAAGGCGAGAAGCTTTTCCTCAAAGGCGAAAAGTGCTTCACCGACAAATGCGCCATCGAGCGTCGCGCCTACGCCCCCGGCCAGCACGGCCAGCGTTCGGGGCAGCGCATGTCCGGTTACGGCGTGCAGCTGCGCGAAAAGCAGAAGATCCGTCGTCTGTACGGCGTCCTCGAGCGCCAGTTCCGCAAAGTTTATGCGGAAGCCGACCGCCGCAAGGGGCAGACCGGTGAAAACCTCCTTCAGTTGCTTGAAGGTCGCCTGGATTCCGTCGCTTTCCGCATGGGATTCGGCGCGTCGCGTGCCGAATCCCGTCAGGTGGTTCGCCACAACGGCGTTCTGGTGAATGGTCGCCGTGTGAACATTCCGTCGTACAACGTGCGCCCCGGCGACGTCGTCGAGCTGACCGAGCGTGCGCGCGCTTCGCTGCGCGTCAAGGCGGCCCTCGAAGCGGCTGAGTCGCGTGGTTTCCCCGAGTGGATCGAGGTGGACGTCAAGGCCGGCAAGGGTACGTTCAAGGCTTACCCGCAACGCGCCGAGCTGCCTGCGACCCTGAATGAAGGTCTCGTGGTCGAACTTTATTCCCGCTAA
- the rpsK gene encoding 30S ribosomal protein S11, whose protein sequence is MAKTATKVRKKVKKNVAEGIVHVHASFNNTIITITDRQGNALSWATAGGAGFKGSRKSTPFAAQVAAEAAGKAAQECGVKNVEVRIKGPGPGRESSVRALNALGIKVTSITDITPIPHNGCRPPKKRRI, encoded by the coding sequence ATGGCTAAGACTGCTACCAAGGTTCGCAAGAAGGTCAAGAAGAACGTTGCCGAAGGCATCGTTCACGTCCACGCGAGCTTCAACAACACCATCATCACCATCACCGACCGGCAGGGCAACGCGCTGTCGTGGGCTACCGCGGGTGGTGCCGGCTTCAAGGGCTCTCGCAAGTCCACGCCGTTCGCTGCCCAGGTGGCGGCCGAAGCGGCCGGCAAGGCGGCCCAGGAGTGCGGTGTGAAGAACGTGGAAGTGCGAATCAAGGGGCCCGGCCCCGGTCGTGAGTCCTCGGTGCGTGCACTCAATGCACTGGGAATCAAGGTGACGAGCATCACCGACATCACGCCGATTCCGCACAACGGTTGCCGGCCGCCCAAGAAGCGCCGTATCTGA
- the rpsM gene encoding 30S ribosomal protein S13 yields the protein MARIAGVNIPNHKHAEIALTAIFGIGRTRAQKICDAAGVERSVKIKDLTESDMERLRDAVGQYVVEGDLRREVTMSIKRLMDLSCYRGLRHRRGLPCRGQRTRTNARTRKGPRKAIAGKK from the coding sequence ATGGCCCGTATTGCTGGGGTAAACATTCCCAATCACAAGCACGCCGAAATCGCGCTGACCGCAATTTTCGGTATTGGCCGCACCCGCGCGCAGAAAATCTGCGACGCGGCAGGTGTCGAGCGCTCGGTCAAGATCAAGGATCTGACCGAAAGCGACATGGAGCGCCTGCGTGATGCGGTTGGTCAGTACGTTGTCGAAGGTGATCTGCGTCGTGAAGTCACGATGAGCATCAAGCGACTCATGGACCTGAGCTGCTACCGCGGCCTGCGTCATCGCCGTGGGCTGCCGTGCCGCGGCCAGCGTACCCGTACCAACGCTCGCACCCGTAAAGGGCCGCGCAAGGCGATCGCCGGCAAGAAGTGA
- the rpmJ gene encoding 50S ribosomal protein L36 — MRVQASVKRICRNCKVIRRKGVVRVICTDPRHKQRQG; from the coding sequence ATGAGAGTGCAGGCTTCAGTCAAGCGAATCTGCCGCAACTGCAAGGTCATTCGACGCAAAGGCGTCGTTCGTGTGATTTGCACGGATCCGCGCCACAAGCAGCGCCAAGGTTGA
- the infA gene encoding translation initiation factor IF-1: MAKEDVIEMQGEVLENLPNATFRVRLENGHEVLGHISGKMRMHYIRILPGDRVTVQLTPYDLTKGRIVFRSK; the protein is encoded by the coding sequence ATGGCGAAGGAAGACGTCATTGAAATGCAGGGGGAGGTCCTCGAGAACCTCCCGAATGCCACCTTCCGGGTGCGTCTGGAAAACGGCCACGAAGTATTGGGGCACATTTCCGGAAAGATGCGCATGCATTACATCCGGATTTTGCCCGGGGATCGCGTCACTGTGCAGCTGACCCCGTACGACCTGACAAAAGGGCGGATTGTTTTCCGCTCGAAGTGA
- the secY gene encoding preprotein translocase subunit SecY, whose product MAKQPAAIGNQGKFGDLRRRFLFLIGALVVYRIGAHIPVPGIDPHRLAEIFQSQQGGILGVFNLFSGGALKRFTIFALGIMPYISASIIMQLMSVASPQLEALKKEGEAGRRKITQYTRYGTVALALFQAVGISVALEGQQGLVVDPGMMFRFVTVATLVTGTMFLMWLGEQITERGLGNGISLIIFAGIASGLPHAIGGLFELVRTGAMHPFTALFICVLVVLVTGVVVFVERGQRKILVNYAKRQVGNKVYGGQSSHLPLKLNMAGVIPPIFASSIILFPATLGQWFGESAGMSWLKDVSATLSPGQPIYVMLYATAIVFFCFFYTALVFNAKETADNLKKSGAFVPGIRPGEQTAKYIDRILMRLTFAGAIYITLVCLLPEFLILKWNVPFYFGGTSLLIIVVVTMDFMAQVQAYIMSHQYESLLKKANFKGAGLPMR is encoded by the coding sequence GTGGCAAAGCAACCCGCAGCAATCGGAAACCAGGGCAAGTTCGGCGACCTGCGTCGCCGCTTCCTGTTCCTGATCGGCGCGCTGGTCGTTTATCGGATCGGCGCGCACATTCCGGTGCCTGGCATCGATCCGCATCGCCTGGCAGAGATCTTCCAGTCCCAACAGGGTGGCATCCTCGGGGTGTTCAACCTGTTCTCCGGGGGCGCGCTGAAGCGATTCACCATCTTCGCGCTCGGGATCATGCCGTATATTTCGGCTTCCATCATCATGCAGCTCATGAGCGTGGCATCGCCACAGCTCGAAGCGCTGAAGAAGGAAGGGGAAGCCGGTCGACGGAAGATTACCCAATACACCCGCTACGGTACGGTCGCGCTTGCGCTGTTCCAGGCGGTCGGGATTTCCGTCGCGCTCGAAGGCCAGCAGGGTCTCGTCGTCGATCCGGGGATGATGTTCCGCTTCGTGACGGTGGCGACACTGGTGACCGGGACGATGTTCCTGATGTGGCTTGGCGAACAGATCACGGAGCGCGGCCTGGGCAACGGTATTTCCCTGATTATCTTTGCGGGGATTGCTTCGGGGTTGCCGCATGCGATCGGGGGATTGTTCGAACTGGTTCGCACGGGTGCCATGCATCCCTTCACGGCGCTGTTCATCTGCGTGCTTGTGGTGCTGGTGACGGGTGTGGTCGTGTTTGTCGAGCGTGGCCAACGAAAGATTCTGGTCAATTACGCCAAGCGTCAGGTCGGCAACAAGGTCTACGGTGGTCAGAGTTCCCATCTGCCGCTGAAGCTCAACATGGCCGGGGTGATCCCGCCGATTTTTGCGTCGAGCATCATCCTGTTTCCGGCAACCCTCGGGCAGTGGTTCGGCGAGTCGGCGGGAATGTCCTGGCTCAAGGACGTGTCGGCCACGCTGTCACCCGGTCAGCCGATCTACGTGATGCTTTATGCCACCGCGATCGTGTTTTTCTGCTTCTTCTATACCGCTTTGGTTTTCAACGCCAAGGAGACGGCGGACAACCTGAAGAAGAGTGGCGCGTTCGTTCCGGGGATTCGTCCGGGTGAGCAGACCGCGAAGTACATCGACCGCATTCTCATGCGACTGACCTTCGCCGGGGCGATCTACATCACCCTCGTGTGTCTGTTGCCGGAGTTTTTGATTTTGAAGTGGAACGTTCCGTTCTATTTCGGGGGTACCTCGCTGCTGATCATCGTGGTCGTCACGATGGATTTCATGGCGCAGGTCCAGGCGTACATCATGTCGCACCAGTATGAAAGTCTTCTCAAGAAGGCGAATTTCAAGGGTGCGGGACTGCCGATGCGGTAA
- the rplO gene encoding 50S ribosomal protein L15 gives MRLNTIKPAEGSKRAAKRVGRGIGSGLGKTAGRGHKGQKSRAGGFHKVGFEGGQMPLQRRLPKRGFVSLQKGRKAEVRLSELDKLPVDDVDLLVLKQAGVIASDALSAKVILSGAITRKVSLKGVAVTKGARAAIEAAGGSVAE, from the coding sequence ATGCGACTCAATACCATCAAACCTGCCGAGGGTTCCAAGCGCGCCGCCAAACGGGTCGGTCGCGGTATCGGCTCCGGTCTGGGAAAGACGGCAGGTCGAGGCCACAAGGGCCAGAAATCACGCGCCGGTGGCTTTCACAAGGTCGGCTTCGAGGGCGGTCAGATGCCGCTGCAGCGCCGTCTGCCGAAACGCGGTTTCGTGTCGCTGCAGAAGGGCCGCAAGGCCGAGGTGCGCCTGTCCGAGCTGGACAAGCTTCCCGTCGATGACGTGGATCTGCTCGTTCTGAAGCAGGCGGGCGTGATTGCGTCCGATGCCTTGTCCGCGAAAGTCATTCTGTCCGGGGCCATCACCCGCAAGGTGAGTCTCAAGGGTGTCGCCGTCACCAAGGGTGCGCGCGCTGCCATTGAGGCTGCCGGCGGTTCGGTCGCCGAGTAA
- the rpmD gene encoding 50S ribosomal protein L30 — protein sequence MAEKKIKVTLVKSVIGTKQSHRATVRGLGLRRLNHSVELVDTPEVRGMVNKVAYLVKCEG from the coding sequence ATGGCTGAGAAGAAGATCAAAGTCACGCTCGTCAAGAGCGTGATCGGTACCAAGCAGTCCCACCGTGCCACGGTTCGTGGCCTCGGGCTCCGTCGCCTCAACCATTCGGTTGAGCTGGTGGATACGCCCGAAGTGCGGGGCATGGTCAACAAGGTCGCCTATCTGGTGAAGTGCGAGGGTTAA
- the rpsE gene encoding 30S ribosomal protein S5, which yields MAKQQTKRAQAAEERDDSLREKMVAINRVTKVVKGGRILGFAALTVVGDGDGGVGMGKGKAREVPVAVQKAMDEARRKLAKVSLKDGTLHHAVIGKHGAATVLMQPAPHGTGIIAGGPMRAVFEVMGVTDIICKCIGSSNPYNVVRATLNGLFSVRTPSEIAAKRGKTVEELIG from the coding sequence ATGGCGAAACAGCAAACCAAGCGCGCCCAGGCAGCCGAAGAGCGGGACGATTCCCTGCGCGAAAAGATGGTGGCGATCAATCGCGTCACCAAGGTTGTCAAGGGCGGTCGCATTCTCGGCTTTGCCGCACTGACCGTGGTCGGTGACGGTGATGGCGGTGTCGGCATGGGCAAGGGCAAGGCGCGCGAAGTGCCGGTGGCCGTGCAGAAAGCCATGGACGAGGCGCGCCGCAAGCTGGCGAAAGTGTCCCTGAAGGATGGGACCCTCCACCATGCGGTGATCGGCAAGCATGGCGCGGCGACCGTGCTGATGCAACCGGCGCCCCACGGGACCGGTATCATTGCCGGCGGTCCGATGCGCGCGGTGTTCGAGGTGATGGGTGTGACCGACATCATTTGCAAATGCATCGGTTCGTCCAATCCGTACAACGTTGTGCGTGCCACGCTGAACGGCTTGTTCTCCGTGCGCACTCCGTCCGAGATTGCTGCCAAGCGCGGCAAGACGGTCGAAGAACTGATCGGGTGA
- the rplR gene encoding 50S ribosomal protein L18 produces MNKKAVRLRRARKTRAKISELKTVRLTVYRSNQHIYAQIISGCGSRVMASASTNEKGARAEGGKGGTVSAAVDVGKRIAERAKAAGIEQVAFDRAGFHYHGRVKALAEAAREAGLKF; encoded by the coding sequence ATGAACAAGAAAGCGGTGCGTCTGCGCCGGGCTCGCAAAACTCGAGCCAAAATTTCCGAGCTCAAGACGGTCCGTCTGACGGTCTATCGCTCCAATCAGCACATCTACGCCCAGATCATCTCGGGGTGCGGCTCTCGCGTGATGGCTTCGGCCTCCACGAACGAGAAGGGTGCACGTGCCGAAGGTGGCAAAGGCGGTACGGTCTCCGCTGCTGTCGACGTCGGCAAGCGTATCGCCGAGCGGGCGAAAGCCGCTGGCATCGAGCAGGTGGCCTTTGATCGTGCGGGTTTTCACTATCACGGCCGCGTCAAGGCGTTGGCTGAGGCGGCCCGAGAAGCCGGCCTCAAGTTCTAA